One window of the Anguilla rostrata isolate EN2019 chromosome 13, ASM1855537v3, whole genome shotgun sequence genome contains the following:
- the LOC135238404 gene encoding sal-like protein 4 isoform X1 gives MSRRKQAKPQHVHSEDPDSVKNGFLQDDQLVNDWSKMNRSRTETYVCDKCCAEFFDESEFVRHQSGCGQGRRVLIVRDDDAGALSELSHGSADSCPSDQSDSLSGGDTHSKGSVWAAQKTREAETNGEDRLQTEVFAARDTPRAPDAETEEPRGASGAVVQQFPGVKLPPIPAGLNAIPAILEQLLSLQHQQLMQIQLTEQIRVQVAMMVSDGLSSLAGIGAAVDPLKALGAHLSQQLSAAAAMIGKKAGAQSLSLESLKHGKVPLSKSVPSGSDPADLAPKVSSLFPLMPGAFGFHGPFPSNAAGLEPSRKGKSAPLNVGLDPKTDPGEPNLKRKCMYCGKKFGNDSGLQIHLRSHTGERPYKCNICGNRFTTRGNLKVHFQRHRDKYPHVRMNPHPVPEHLDNAASNGSVPYGMPAPTEDSGFAGGRPMLGFLSSGSRLAPMTPQDFPEGVAFSQMLPSFKSEGAFAMSGGHPRADRIFAPLAGLDGLRRPGGIGLSGEQGSGTSKLQEMVDCLEKTGNPNECTICHRVLSCASSLKMHYRTHTGERPHKCKTCGRAFSTKGNLKAHQAVHRANAPLRTQHSCPICQKKFTNAVVLQQHIRMHMGGQIPNTLLPDAVPFGDPLAAGPSPPGEEKAAGGANSFGEEGSEDDDLGSQKVPGEPREAPCPHPAPKEEGSSPPSDAIALDNHMKSFASALNLQLKASVASEVGGVLNELPSAREDLPSRNDPSPTASDSASFQSMSPVPSHFKTASPNNAALGGHGRGAPAWSGTLWDPDASGALDLTSASFFPKAIKEEPSMSFSNGPPNLARLEMHVPQGNPFGTDGLFCAPTLGSGTPLGSLAAATPRRPSKQHTCATCSKTFSSSSSLQIHARTHTGEKPFACTFCNKAFTTKGNLKVHIGTHLGNTSARQGRRLSLDASHARLATGAESNPASEMVPPLSPQGPPLIGVDLSMQSQFAAVYTNGLAMKTNEISVIQGGGVPLLRGPPGSPPEGSLEALVKMEGSQSGLPVSATKMDTAASDGMPHFPQFMEERALLAGELI, from the exons ATGTCGAGGCGTAAGCAAGCGAAACCGCAACATGTCCACTCTGAGGACCCTGATTCGGTTAAAAATG gCTTCCTGCAGGACGACCAGTTAGTGAACGACTGGAGCAAGATGAATAGGAGCAGAACGGAGACGTATGTTTGCGACAAATGCTGCGCGGAGTTCTTCGACGAGTCGGAATTCGTCCGGCACCAGAGCGGCTGCGGCCAAGGCAGGCGGGTCCTCATCGTCAGGGACGACGATGCGGGGGCGCTCTCGGAGCTGTCGCACGGCTCTGCAGACAGCTGTCCGAGCGACCAGAGCGACAGCCTCTCCGGCGGCGACACGCACTCGAAGGGCAGCGTTTGGGCTGCCCAGAAGACGCGGGAGGCGGAAACGAATGGCGAGGACAGATTACAAACAGAGGTTTTCGCCGCCCGGGACACGCCCCGCGCTCCCGACGCCGAGACGGAAGAGCCCCGCGGCGCGTCGGGGGCCGTCGTTCAGCAGTTCCCCGGCGTTAAGCTGCCGCCCATCCCGGCCGGCCTCAACGCCATCCCCGCCATCTTGGAGCAGCTGCTGAgcctgcagcaccagcagctcaTGCAGATCCAGCTGACGGAGCAGATCCGAGTCCAGGTGGCCATGATGGTGTCCGACGGGCTGAGCTCGTTAGCCGGCATCGGCGCCGCCGTCGACCCCCTGAAGGCCCTGGGCGCCCACCTGTCCCAGCAGCTCTCGGCCGCCGCTGCCATGATCGGCAAGAAAGCCGGCGCCCAGAGCCTGTCACTCGAGAGCCTCAAGCACGGAAAGGTGCCTCTCTCCAAAAGCGTCCCCTCTGGGTCGGATCCGGCAGACCTGGCTCCTAAGGTTTCGTCTCTGTTCCCTCTGATGCCGGGGGCCTTCGGTTTCCACGGCCCCTTCCCCTCCAACGCGGCCGGCCTGGAACCTTCCAGAAAGGGGAAGAGCGCGCCCCTTAACGTGGGTCTGGACCCAAAAACGGATCCGGGGGAGCCTAACCTGAAGCGCAAGTGCATGTACTGCGGGAAGAAGTTTGGGAACGACAGCGGGCTCCAGATCCACCTGCGGTCCCACACCGGGGAGCGGCCGTACAAGTGCAACATCTGCGGGAACCGGTTCACCACCAGGGGGAACCTGAAGGTGCACTTCCAGAGGCACAGGGATAAGTACCCGCACGTCCGGATGAATCCCCATCCGGTCCCCGAGCACCTGGACAACGCGGCCAGCAACGGCAGCGTTCCCTACGGCATGCCGGCACCCACAGAAGACTCCGGCTTCGCCGGCGGCAGGCCCATGCTGGGGTTTCTTTCATCCGGCAGCCGGTTGGCGCCGATGACTCCTCAGGATTTCCCGGAGGGCGTGGCGTTCTCCCAAATGCTGCCTTCCTTCAAAAGCGAAGGTGCCTTCGCCATGTCGGGCGGACACCCGAGGGCCGACCGGATCTTCGCGCCCCTGGCGGGCCTCGACGGCCTCCGTCGTCCCGGCGGCATCGGCTTGTCCGGGGAGCAAGGCTCGGGCACCTCCAAGCTGCAGGAGATGGTGGACTGCCTGGAGAAGACGGGCAATCCCAACGAGTGCACCATCTGCCACCGGGTGCTGAGCTGCGCGAGCTCTCTGAAGATGCACTACCGCACGCACACGGGCGAGAGGCCCCACAAGTGCAAGACGTGCGGCCGGGCCTTCTCCACCAAGGGCAACCTGAAGGCCCACCAGGCCGTGCACCGGGCCAACGCGCCCCTCCGGACCCAGCACTCCTGCCCCATCTGCCAGAAGAAGTTCACCAACGCCGTGGTGCTGCAGCAGCACATCCGCATGCACATGGGTGGCCAGATCCCCAACACCCTCCTGCCGGATGCTGTGCCGTTCGGGGACCCCCTCGCCGCCGGTCCGTCTCCTCCCGGGGAGGAGAAGGCCGCGGGGGGCGCCAACAGCTTCGGTGAGGAGGGCTCGGAAGATGACGACCTCGGTTCCCAGAAGGTTCCCGGCGAGCCCAGGGAAGCGCCGTGTCCGCACCCCGCCCCGAAGGAGGAGGGCTCTTCGCCTCCCTCTGATGCCATCGCCCTCGACAACCACATGAAAAGCTTTGCTTCCGCCTTGAATTTGCAGCTGAAGGCGAGTGTGGCGTCGGAGGTGGGCGGCGTGCTCAACGAGTTGCCCTCCGCACGAGAGGATTTGCCGAGCCGCAACGACCCAAGTCCCACGGCCAGTGATTCGGCCTCTTTCCAGTCTATGTCTCCGGTGCCCAGCCACTTTAAGACTGCGTCTCCCAATAATGCCGCCCTAGGAGGCCATGGTAGGGGAGCGCCGGCCTGGAGTGGCACACTGTGGGATCCAGACGCCAGCGGCGCTCTGGACCTGACATCAGCAAGTTTTTTCCCGAAGGCCATTAAAGAGGAGCCGAGCATGTCATTCTCAAATG GCCCCCCGAATCTGGCCAGGCTGGAGATGCACGTCCCCCAGGGGAACCCCTTCGGCACCGACGGCCTGTTCTGCGCCCCGACGCTCGGGTCCGGGACGCCCCTCGGCTCCTTGGCGGCGGCGACACCGCGACGCCCCTCCAAGCAGCACACGTGCGCCACCTGCAGCAAGAccttctcctccagcagctcGCTGCAGAtccacgcgcgcacgcacaccgGCGAGAAGCCCTTCGCCTGCACCTTCTGCAACAAGGCCTTCACGACCAAGGGCAACCTCAAG GTACACATTGGGACTCATTTGGGGAATACGTCTGCGAGGCAGGGGCGGCGTCTGTCCTTGGACGCCTCCCACGCCCGATTGGCGACCGGGGCGGAGTCCAACCCAGCGTCGGAGATGGTGCCACCCCTGAGTCCTCAGGGGCCTCCCCTCATTGGTGTGGACTTGTCGATGCAGAGTCAGTTCGCCGCGGTTTACACTAACGGGCTGGCCATGAAGACCAACGAGATCTCCGTCAttcaggggggtggggtcccCCTGCTTCGAGGGCCTCCCGGCAGCCCCCCGGAGGGCTCCCTGGAGGCTCTCGTGAAAATGGAGGGGTCCCAGTCCGGCCTCCCTGTGTCGGCGACCAAAATGGACACGGCCGCGTCGGACGGCATGCCCCATTTCCCACAGTTTATGGAGGAACGTGCACTGTTAGCTGGGGAGCTGATCTGA
- the LOC135238404 gene encoding sal-like protein 4 isoform X2 produces the protein MNRSRTETYVCDKCCAEFFDESEFVRHQSGCGQGRRVLIVRDDDAGALSELSHGSADSCPSDQSDSLSGGDTHSKGSVWAAQKTREAETNGEDRLQTEVFAARDTPRAPDAETEEPRGASGAVVQQFPGVKLPPIPAGLNAIPAILEQLLSLQHQQLMQIQLTEQIRVQVAMMVSDGLSSLAGIGAAVDPLKALGAHLSQQLSAAAAMIGKKAGAQSLSLESLKHGKVPLSKSVPSGSDPADLAPKVSSLFPLMPGAFGFHGPFPSNAAGLEPSRKGKSAPLNVGLDPKTDPGEPNLKRKCMYCGKKFGNDSGLQIHLRSHTGERPYKCNICGNRFTTRGNLKVHFQRHRDKYPHVRMNPHPVPEHLDNAASNGSVPYGMPAPTEDSGFAGGRPMLGFLSSGSRLAPMTPQDFPEGVAFSQMLPSFKSEGAFAMSGGHPRADRIFAPLAGLDGLRRPGGIGLSGEQGSGTSKLQEMVDCLEKTGNPNECTICHRVLSCASSLKMHYRTHTGERPHKCKTCGRAFSTKGNLKAHQAVHRANAPLRTQHSCPICQKKFTNAVVLQQHIRMHMGGQIPNTLLPDAVPFGDPLAAGPSPPGEEKAAGGANSFGEEGSEDDDLGSQKVPGEPREAPCPHPAPKEEGSSPPSDAIALDNHMKSFASALNLQLKASVASEVGGVLNELPSAREDLPSRNDPSPTASDSASFQSMSPVPSHFKTASPNNAALGGHGRGAPAWSGTLWDPDASGALDLTSASFFPKAIKEEPSMSFSNGPPNLARLEMHVPQGNPFGTDGLFCAPTLGSGTPLGSLAAATPRRPSKQHTCATCSKTFSSSSSLQIHARTHTGEKPFACTFCNKAFTTKGNLKVHIGTHLGNTSARQGRRLSLDASHARLATGAESNPASEMVPPLSPQGPPLIGVDLSMQSQFAAVYTNGLAMKTNEISVIQGGGVPLLRGPPGSPPEGSLEALVKMEGSQSGLPVSATKMDTAASDGMPHFPQFMEERALLAGELI, from the exons ATGAATAGGAGCAGAACGGAGACGTATGTTTGCGACAAATGCTGCGCGGAGTTCTTCGACGAGTCGGAATTCGTCCGGCACCAGAGCGGCTGCGGCCAAGGCAGGCGGGTCCTCATCGTCAGGGACGACGATGCGGGGGCGCTCTCGGAGCTGTCGCACGGCTCTGCAGACAGCTGTCCGAGCGACCAGAGCGACAGCCTCTCCGGCGGCGACACGCACTCGAAGGGCAGCGTTTGGGCTGCCCAGAAGACGCGGGAGGCGGAAACGAATGGCGAGGACAGATTACAAACAGAGGTTTTCGCCGCCCGGGACACGCCCCGCGCTCCCGACGCCGAGACGGAAGAGCCCCGCGGCGCGTCGGGGGCCGTCGTTCAGCAGTTCCCCGGCGTTAAGCTGCCGCCCATCCCGGCCGGCCTCAACGCCATCCCCGCCATCTTGGAGCAGCTGCTGAgcctgcagcaccagcagctcaTGCAGATCCAGCTGACGGAGCAGATCCGAGTCCAGGTGGCCATGATGGTGTCCGACGGGCTGAGCTCGTTAGCCGGCATCGGCGCCGCCGTCGACCCCCTGAAGGCCCTGGGCGCCCACCTGTCCCAGCAGCTCTCGGCCGCCGCTGCCATGATCGGCAAGAAAGCCGGCGCCCAGAGCCTGTCACTCGAGAGCCTCAAGCACGGAAAGGTGCCTCTCTCCAAAAGCGTCCCCTCTGGGTCGGATCCGGCAGACCTGGCTCCTAAGGTTTCGTCTCTGTTCCCTCTGATGCCGGGGGCCTTCGGTTTCCACGGCCCCTTCCCCTCCAACGCGGCCGGCCTGGAACCTTCCAGAAAGGGGAAGAGCGCGCCCCTTAACGTGGGTCTGGACCCAAAAACGGATCCGGGGGAGCCTAACCTGAAGCGCAAGTGCATGTACTGCGGGAAGAAGTTTGGGAACGACAGCGGGCTCCAGATCCACCTGCGGTCCCACACCGGGGAGCGGCCGTACAAGTGCAACATCTGCGGGAACCGGTTCACCACCAGGGGGAACCTGAAGGTGCACTTCCAGAGGCACAGGGATAAGTACCCGCACGTCCGGATGAATCCCCATCCGGTCCCCGAGCACCTGGACAACGCGGCCAGCAACGGCAGCGTTCCCTACGGCATGCCGGCACCCACAGAAGACTCCGGCTTCGCCGGCGGCAGGCCCATGCTGGGGTTTCTTTCATCCGGCAGCCGGTTGGCGCCGATGACTCCTCAGGATTTCCCGGAGGGCGTGGCGTTCTCCCAAATGCTGCCTTCCTTCAAAAGCGAAGGTGCCTTCGCCATGTCGGGCGGACACCCGAGGGCCGACCGGATCTTCGCGCCCCTGGCGGGCCTCGACGGCCTCCGTCGTCCCGGCGGCATCGGCTTGTCCGGGGAGCAAGGCTCGGGCACCTCCAAGCTGCAGGAGATGGTGGACTGCCTGGAGAAGACGGGCAATCCCAACGAGTGCACCATCTGCCACCGGGTGCTGAGCTGCGCGAGCTCTCTGAAGATGCACTACCGCACGCACACGGGCGAGAGGCCCCACAAGTGCAAGACGTGCGGCCGGGCCTTCTCCACCAAGGGCAACCTGAAGGCCCACCAGGCCGTGCACCGGGCCAACGCGCCCCTCCGGACCCAGCACTCCTGCCCCATCTGCCAGAAGAAGTTCACCAACGCCGTGGTGCTGCAGCAGCACATCCGCATGCACATGGGTGGCCAGATCCCCAACACCCTCCTGCCGGATGCTGTGCCGTTCGGGGACCCCCTCGCCGCCGGTCCGTCTCCTCCCGGGGAGGAGAAGGCCGCGGGGGGCGCCAACAGCTTCGGTGAGGAGGGCTCGGAAGATGACGACCTCGGTTCCCAGAAGGTTCCCGGCGAGCCCAGGGAAGCGCCGTGTCCGCACCCCGCCCCGAAGGAGGAGGGCTCTTCGCCTCCCTCTGATGCCATCGCCCTCGACAACCACATGAAAAGCTTTGCTTCCGCCTTGAATTTGCAGCTGAAGGCGAGTGTGGCGTCGGAGGTGGGCGGCGTGCTCAACGAGTTGCCCTCCGCACGAGAGGATTTGCCGAGCCGCAACGACCCAAGTCCCACGGCCAGTGATTCGGCCTCTTTCCAGTCTATGTCTCCGGTGCCCAGCCACTTTAAGACTGCGTCTCCCAATAATGCCGCCCTAGGAGGCCATGGTAGGGGAGCGCCGGCCTGGAGTGGCACACTGTGGGATCCAGACGCCAGCGGCGCTCTGGACCTGACATCAGCAAGTTTTTTCCCGAAGGCCATTAAAGAGGAGCCGAGCATGTCATTCTCAAATG GCCCCCCGAATCTGGCCAGGCTGGAGATGCACGTCCCCCAGGGGAACCCCTTCGGCACCGACGGCCTGTTCTGCGCCCCGACGCTCGGGTCCGGGACGCCCCTCGGCTCCTTGGCGGCGGCGACACCGCGACGCCCCTCCAAGCAGCACACGTGCGCCACCTGCAGCAAGAccttctcctccagcagctcGCTGCAGAtccacgcgcgcacgcacaccgGCGAGAAGCCCTTCGCCTGCACCTTCTGCAACAAGGCCTTCACGACCAAGGGCAACCTCAAG GTACACATTGGGACTCATTTGGGGAATACGTCTGCGAGGCAGGGGCGGCGTCTGTCCTTGGACGCCTCCCACGCCCGATTGGCGACCGGGGCGGAGTCCAACCCAGCGTCGGAGATGGTGCCACCCCTGAGTCCTCAGGGGCCTCCCCTCATTGGTGTGGACTTGTCGATGCAGAGTCAGTTCGCCGCGGTTTACACTAACGGGCTGGCCATGAAGACCAACGAGATCTCCGTCAttcaggggggtggggtcccCCTGCTTCGAGGGCCTCCCGGCAGCCCCCCGGAGGGCTCCCTGGAGGCTCTCGTGAAAATGGAGGGGTCCCAGTCCGGCCTCCCTGTGTCGGCGACCAAAATGGACACGGCCGCGTCGGACGGCATGCCCCATTTCCCACAGTTTATGGAGGAACGTGCACTGTTAGCTGGGGAGCTGATCTGA